TTAGCAATTATGCTCTAGACCAATCTAAGAACGAAGAGAAGATTGAGCTTACCGGAAGTCCTGATGCACCCCTTGTAGCGTTGGCTTTCAAGTTGGAGCAAACAAAGTCAGGACAGTTAACTTATCTAAGAATTTATGATGGCGTCATTCGAAAGGGTGGCTTTATTTTTAATGTTAACACAGGTAAGAATATTAAGATTTCTCGTCTGTTTCAAATGCATTCTGATGAAATGCATGACATTCAAGAGGCCCATGCCGGTCAAATAGTTGCAGTATTTGGGCCGGAGTGTGCATCAGGAGATACTTTTACTGATGGGTCAGTAAAGTACACAATGACTTCTATGGCTATTCCTGAACCTGTCATGTCATTAGCGGTACGACCTGTCTTGCAAGATTCTGGAGGGAAATTTTCAAAAGCTTTGAACCGTTTCCAAAGAGAGGATCCTACTTTCCGTGTTGGCTTGGACCCTGAGAGTGGGGAGACAATCATTTCGGGTATGGGAGAAATGCATTTACAGATTTACATTGAACGCATTATGATGGAGTACAACATTGCCACTTCGGTGGGAAAGCCTCGTGTGAACTTCAGAGAAACTATTACTCAACGCGCCACTTTTGATTATTTACATAAGAAGCAATCTGGTGGACAAGGACAATATGCAAGGGTGATTGGGTATATTGAACCACTTCCTGAAGctaagtttgaatttgaaaacaTGCTTGTTGGTCAAGCTATTCCGTCAAATTTTATGCCTGCAATTGAAAAAGGCTTTAAAGAAGCTGCCAACTCTGGCGCCTTAATCGGACATCCAGTTGAAAATCTCCGAGTTGTCTTGACAGATGGCGCTGCTCATGCTGTTGACTCGAGTGAACTTGCCTTTAAATTGGCTTCTATCTGTGCTTTTAGACAGTGTTACGGAGCTTCTAAACCAGTTATTTTAGAACCTATCATGCTTGTTGAGTTGAAAGTACCCACAGAATTTCAAGGAGCTGTCGCTGGTGAACTGAACAAGAGAAAAGGTGTGATTGTTGGCAATGATCAAGATGGAGATGATTCTATCATTACAGCTCATGTCCCTCTTAACAATATCTTTGGCTATTCCACAGTTCTTCGTTCGATGACACAGGGAAAGGGTGAATTTACAATGGAATATAAGGAACATTCACCTGTTTCTCATGATGTACAAACCCAATTGATAAACACATACAAGGGCAATAAGGCAGCTGAATGATTTAGCCTCGTTGAAGTACGCGGTCCTATAAGTAATGTGGCTTCTTAAGAAGGTTTAAGTTATGTAGAGGCTCTTATTAGTTATAAACATTTGTAATATTGGGTTCAGAGTTCTTCTATGTAACATTAATTACaattatattcaatttgtattCGATGCGCAAATTTTGCTACTTTGTTCTTGACTGTGAGGCCAAGATATACTGTCAACAACAGTGTGGAAAATaagattgaatttatttattatgaatctTGACATACTTATACTTCAATTAGATCATGTTTACGGTTTCGTGATTATATTGATTGTTAATAATGGATGTTGTTGCTGTGATAGGTTTCACGTTCTATCGGATTTTGACAAAGGTAAACGAAGTAGAAGTAATTTGTAGCGTCATGCCTATTACCTTTGACTCGAGCAAAATCATGAAGTGTATAGATAGTTCATAGAAGA
The Vicia villosa cultivar HV-30 ecotype Madison, WI linkage group LG6, Vvil1.0, whole genome shotgun sequence genome window above contains:
- the LOC131612475 gene encoding elongation factor G-2, mitochondrial-like produces the protein MASFSAQRLVYAVRSSSATTAGSLIGGSFHRRQFSAGNVARATAAIIDKEPWWKESMEKVRNIGISAHIDSGKTTLTERVLFYTGQIHKMHEVRGKDGCGAVMDSMVLERMKGITIKSASTYCNWKGSKINIIDTPGHVDFTIEVERALRVMDGAILLLCSVGGVQSQSITVDRQMRRYEVPRIAFINKLDRMGADPWKVLNQARSKLRHHTAAIQVPIGLENEFTGIIDLVKLKAYYFQGSHGEDVVVKEVPSNMEALVADKRRELIEKVSEVDDILAEAFLSDETISDDDLEGAIRRATIARKFIPAFMGSAFKNKGVQPLLDGVLSYLPCPIEVSNYALDQSKNEEKIELTGSPDAPLVALAFKLEQTKSGQLTYLRIYDGVIRKGGFIFNVNTGKNIKISRLFQMHSDEMHDIQEAHAGQIVAVFGPECASGDTFTDGSVKYTMTSMAIPEPVMSLAVRPVLQDSGGKFSKALNRFQREDPTFRVGLDPESGETIISGMGEMHLQIYIERIMMEYNIATSVGKPRVNFRETITQRATFDYLHKKQSGGQGQYARVIGYIEPLPEAKFEFENMLVGQAIPSNFMPAIEKGFKEAANSGALIGHPVENLRVVLTDGAAHAVDSSELAFKLASICAFRQCYGASKPVILEPIMLVELKVPTEFQGAVAGELNKRKGVIVGNDQDGDDSIITAHVPLNNIFGYSTVLRSMTQGKGEFTMEYKEHSPVSHDVQTQLINTYKGNKAAE